One Nesterenkonia populi DNA window includes the following coding sequences:
- the recN gene encoding DNA repair protein RecN, whose protein sequence is MIEHLSISGLGVIDHAELDLTGGFNVVTGETGAGKTMVVTAFGLLLGHRASPTAVRKGAERASVDAELEVPAGHPARSRAAEAGVLDEDAADDAAAAEPFLLGRAVTAKGRSRASAVGRAVPVGVLGEIGEQLVTVHGQADQLRLKSPAAQREALDAYAGAEFAEALRAYQEGFARYQQLCAELEEITAHELERRREAEHLQQALEQIDEAEPQPGEDERLKSESVRLGNLESLRDAARTAQTAVAGADVDAAENTPSAVGLVEDAVQALAPLADQDAELEEILGQLSDVSSLLTDAGNQMGIYAAGLDDSGPERLTQVHARRAELDRLMRLYGPEITDVLEWAAASRARLESLQGDESRIEQLTEEVQALGSSLWQQAEALRTQRQQAGAALAEAVGEELAALAMPNARLAVDVTTTEALTRHGADQVAILLAPHAGADPAPLGRGASGGELSRVMLALEVVLSEHAPASTFIFDEVDAGVGGKAAVQIGRRLAKLARHAQVICVTHLPQVAAYADHHIRVFKDPEAAGQSDGVTASDVRSLTSQERVGELARMLAGQEDSASARAHADELLAQAARERPSAPDGSSRPAPER, encoded by the coding sequence ATGATCGAACACCTGAGCATCAGCGGCCTGGGTGTGATCGACCACGCCGAGCTGGACCTGACCGGAGGCTTCAACGTCGTCACCGGTGAGACCGGCGCCGGCAAGACCATGGTGGTGACCGCCTTCGGGCTGCTGCTGGGCCACCGGGCCTCACCCACGGCCGTGCGCAAGGGCGCCGAGCGTGCCAGCGTGGACGCTGAGCTCGAGGTCCCGGCCGGCCATCCCGCTCGGAGCCGGGCTGCTGAGGCCGGAGTGCTGGACGAGGACGCCGCCGACGACGCTGCCGCGGCAGAGCCCTTCCTGCTGGGACGAGCTGTCACCGCCAAGGGAAGAAGCCGCGCCTCCGCCGTCGGCCGAGCCGTGCCGGTGGGGGTGCTCGGAGAGATCGGGGAGCAGCTGGTCACCGTCCACGGGCAGGCCGATCAGCTGCGCCTGAAATCCCCGGCCGCCCAGCGCGAGGCGCTGGACGCCTACGCGGGAGCGGAGTTCGCTGAGGCGCTGAGGGCCTATCAGGAAGGCTTCGCCCGGTACCAGCAGCTCTGCGCCGAGCTGGAGGAGATCACCGCCCACGAGCTGGAGCGCCGCCGGGAGGCGGAGCATCTGCAGCAGGCCCTCGAACAGATCGACGAGGCCGAGCCCCAGCCGGGCGAGGACGAGCGGCTCAAATCCGAGTCCGTGCGTCTGGGGAATCTCGAGTCTCTCCGGGACGCCGCGCGCACCGCCCAGACCGCGGTGGCCGGAGCGGACGTCGACGCCGCCGAGAACACCCCCAGCGCCGTCGGCCTGGTGGAGGATGCAGTCCAGGCGCTGGCGCCCCTGGCGGACCAGGACGCTGAGCTTGAGGAGATCCTCGGGCAGCTCTCCGATGTCTCCTCACTGCTGACCGACGCCGGCAACCAGATGGGCATCTACGCCGCAGGCCTGGACGATTCCGGCCCCGAGCGGCTGACCCAGGTCCACGCCCGCCGCGCTGAGCTGGACCGCCTGATGCGCCTCTACGGCCCAGAGATCACCGACGTTCTCGAATGGGCCGCAGCCTCCCGGGCCCGCCTGGAATCGCTGCAGGGGGACGAGAGCCGCATCGAACAGCTCACTGAGGAGGTCCAGGCGCTCGGATCCTCCCTCTGGCAGCAGGCTGAGGCCCTGCGCACCCAGCGCCAGCAGGCCGGGGCCGCGCTCGCCGAGGCCGTGGGCGAGGAGCTCGCCGCCCTGGCGATGCCCAATGCCCGGCTGGCCGTCGACGTCACTACCACGGAGGCTCTGACCCGTCACGGGGCGGATCAGGTGGCCATTCTGCTGGCTCCCCACGCCGGCGCGGACCCGGCCCCCCTGGGGCGGGGCGCCTCCGGAGGCGAGCTCTCCCGGGTGATGCTGGCCCTGGAGGTGGTGCTCTCCGAGCACGCCCCGGCCTCCACGTTCATCTTCGACGAGGTCGACGCCGGGGTAGGAGGCAAGGCGGCGGTGCAGATCGGCCGCCGCCTGGCCAAGCTCGCCCGGCACGCCCAGGTCATCTGCGTGACCCACCTGCCGCAGGTGGCCGCCTACGCCGATCACCACATCCGGGTCTTCAAGGACCCGGAGGCCGCCGGCCAGTCCGACGGTGTGACCGCATCGGATGTGCGATCCCTCACCTCCCAGGAGCGGGTGGGGGAGCTGGCCCGCATGCTCGCCGGCCAGGAGGACTCCGCCTCGGCCCGCGCCCACGCCGATGAGCTGCTCGCCCAGGCCGCCAGGGAGCGCCCCTCCGCCCCTGACGGCTCATCCCGTCCCGCCCCCGAACGCTGA
- a CDS encoding site-specific tyrosine recombinase XerD — MSLPEAVDEYLSHLRIERGVSENTFASYRRDLRRYTAYLASRGVGSPAETDEGHIAEFLQALSTGADGGSPLSERSAARALASVRGAHRYWALEGAAPHDPAKQVAAPKLPETLPKALTVQQVEALLEAPSTAAPLGLRDKALLEFLYATGARISEAVALDADDVHIISRRASRDREDPQDLSGSEGTAPQQAGETQQQLVRVTGKGDKQRLVPLGQYAQRAVGDYLTAGRPALAEAAAKSSSPARRRASPALFLNRLGGRLSRQSAWTVLRKAAQAAGIEAEVSPHTLRHSCATHLLEGGADVRTVQELLGHASVTTTQIYTSVTADSLRETYVSAHPRAL; from the coding sequence TTGAGCCTTCCGGAGGCGGTGGACGAGTATCTGAGCCACCTGCGCATCGAGCGCGGCGTCTCAGAGAACACCTTCGCCTCCTACCGGCGTGACCTCCGCAGGTACACCGCCTACCTGGCCAGCCGGGGCGTGGGCTCGCCGGCGGAGACGGACGAGGGCCACATCGCGGAGTTCCTGCAGGCTCTCTCCACCGGGGCCGACGGCGGCAGCCCTCTCTCGGAGCGGTCAGCGGCCCGCGCCCTGGCCTCTGTCCGAGGCGCCCACCGGTACTGGGCGCTGGAGGGAGCCGCCCCCCATGACCCGGCCAAGCAGGTCGCCGCGCCCAAACTGCCCGAGACCCTGCCCAAGGCGCTGACGGTCCAGCAGGTCGAGGCCCTGCTGGAGGCCCCCAGCACCGCTGCGCCGCTGGGCCTGCGCGACAAGGCGCTCCTGGAGTTTCTCTACGCCACCGGCGCCCGCATCAGCGAAGCGGTCGCCTTGGACGCAGACGACGTGCACATCATCTCCCGCAGGGCGAGCAGGGACCGGGAGGATCCGCAGGACCTTTCGGGCAGCGAAGGAACGGCCCCCCAGCAGGCCGGCGAAACGCAGCAGCAGCTGGTGCGGGTCACCGGCAAGGGGGACAAGCAGCGGCTTGTTCCCCTGGGGCAGTACGCTCAGCGCGCCGTCGGCGACTACCTCACCGCGGGGCGCCCGGCTCTCGCCGAAGCCGCGGCAAAGTCCTCCAGCCCCGCACGGCGCCGCGCCTCGCCCGCCCTGTTCCTGAACAGGCTCGGCGGCCGGCTCTCACGCCAATCCGCCTGGACCGTGCTGCGCAAGGCCGCCCAAGCTGCTGGGATCGAGGCGGAGGTCTCCCCGCACACCCTGCGGCACAGCTGCGCGACCCACCTGTTGGAAGGCGGCGCCGATGTCCGCACCGTCCAGGAGCTCCTCGGCCACGCCTCAGTGACCACCACCCAGATCTACACCAGCGTCACCGCAGACTCCCTCCGCGAAACCTACGTATCGGCCCATCCGCGAGCCTTGTAG
- a CDS encoding CTP synthase: MVNRASSRNQNTPSPTRQIFVTGGVVSSLGKGLTASSLGHLLRARGLSVVMQKLDPYLNVDPGTMNPFQHGEVFVTEDGAETDLDIGHYERFLDENLDGINNVTTGQVYSSVIEKERRGDYLGDTVQVIPHITDEIKRRMRLPADEAGERGAPDIIITEIGGTVGDIESQPFLEAARQLRQDVGRENVFFLHVSLVPYIGPSQELKTKPTQHSVAALRSLGIQPDGIVLRSDRELPADIRGKISRMCDVDADAVINCADAPSIYDIPRILHKQAMDAYVVQALDLKFKDVDWSKWNSLLNVVHHPDHEVEVALVGKYIDLPDAYLSVTEALRAGGFANSAKTKIRWVPSDLCADQEGAAKALAGADAICVPGGFGVRGLDGKIGALRYARENGVPALGLCLGLQTMVMEYARNVLGLSEANSTEFDPDTKFPVIATMAEQKDIVSGEGDLGGTMRLGAYDASLLESSVVAEAYGTTEISERHRHRYEVNNAYREQLSEAGLVFSGTSPDGTLVEFVELARDVHPYYVSTQAHPELKSRPTSPHPLFAGLIRAGLQRRETW; encoded by the coding sequence GTGGTCAACCGCGCGTCTTCCAGAAACCAGAACACCCCCAGCCCAACACGGCAGATCTTCGTCACAGGGGGTGTGGTCTCATCCCTCGGCAAGGGCCTGACCGCTTCATCCCTGGGCCATCTGCTCCGAGCCCGCGGCCTTTCCGTGGTGATGCAGAAGCTGGATCCCTATCTCAACGTGGATCCCGGCACCATGAACCCCTTCCAGCACGGTGAGGTCTTCGTCACCGAGGACGGCGCCGAGACCGACCTGGACATCGGCCACTACGAGCGGTTCCTCGACGAGAACCTCGACGGCATCAACAACGTCACCACCGGACAGGTCTACTCCTCGGTGATCGAGAAGGAGCGCCGCGGCGACTACCTCGGCGACACTGTCCAAGTCATCCCTCACATCACTGATGAGATCAAGCGCCGCATGCGACTGCCCGCCGATGAGGCGGGGGAGCGCGGAGCGCCGGACATCATCATCACCGAGATCGGCGGCACCGTCGGCGACATCGAGTCCCAGCCCTTCCTCGAGGCCGCCCGCCAGCTGCGCCAGGACGTCGGCCGGGAGAACGTGTTCTTCCTGCACGTCTCCCTGGTGCCCTACATCGGCCCCTCCCAGGAGCTGAAGACCAAGCCCACCCAGCACTCCGTGGCTGCTCTGCGCTCCCTGGGCATCCAGCCGGACGGGATCGTGCTGCGCAGCGACCGGGAGCTGCCCGCCGACATCCGCGGCAAGATCTCCCGGATGTGCGACGTCGATGCTGACGCCGTCATCAACTGCGCCGACGCCCCGAGCATCTATGACATCCCCCGCATCCTGCACAAGCAGGCGATGGACGCCTACGTGGTTCAGGCCCTGGACCTGAAGTTCAAGGACGTCGACTGGTCCAAGTGGAACAGTCTGCTCAACGTGGTCCACCACCCCGACCACGAGGTGGAGGTCGCCCTCGTCGGCAAGTACATCGACCTGCCCGACGCCTATCTCTCCGTCACCGAGGCGCTGCGCGCCGGAGGCTTCGCCAACAGTGCCAAGACCAAGATCCGCTGGGTCCCCTCCGACCTGTGCGCCGACCAGGAGGGAGCGGCCAAGGCCCTCGCCGGGGCGGACGCGATCTGCGTGCCCGGAGGGTTCGGCGTCCGCGGCCTGGACGGCAAGATCGGCGCGCTGCGCTACGCCCGGGAGAACGGCGTGCCTGCCCTCGGCCTCTGCCTGGGTCTGCAGACGATGGTGATGGAGTACGCCCGCAACGTGCTGGGCCTGTCCGAGGCGAACTCCACCGAGTTCGACCCGGACACCAAATTCCCCGTCATCGCCACCATGGCCGAGCAGAAGGACATCGTCTCCGGTGAGGGCGACCTCGGCGGCACCATGCGCCTGGGCGCCTATGACGCGTCCCTGCTGGAGAGCTCAGTGGTGGCTGAGGCCTACGGCACCACGGAGATATCCGAGCGCCACCGGCACCGCTACGAGGTGAACAACGCCTACCGGGAGCAGCTCTCCGAGGCTGGGCTGGTGTTCTCCGGGACCAGCCCGGACGGCACGCTGGTCGAGTTCGTGGAGCTGGCCCGGGATGTTCATCCCTACTATGTCTCCACCCAGGCGCACCCTGAGCTGAAGTCCCGCCCCACCAGCCCGCACCCGCTGTTCGCCGGGCTGATCCGGGCCGGGCTGCAGCGCCGCGAGACCTGGTGA